A part of Arachis hypogaea cultivar Tifrunner chromosome 12, arahy.Tifrunner.gnm2.J5K5, whole genome shotgun sequence genomic DNA contains:
- the LOC112728751 gene encoding syntaxin-121 produces the protein MNDLFSGSFSRLRNERTSPDRHHVIEMSAVTPDAAGSGGVHLDKFFDDVEGVKEELREVERLLQSLQSSHEQSKTLHNAAAVRDLRSRMDADVSAALKKAKVIKLRLEALDRSNAANRNLPGCGPGSSSDRTRTSVVNGLKKKLKDSMESFNELRQQISAEYRETVQRRYFTVTGENPDEKTLDLLISTGESETFLQKAIQEQGRGRILDTINEIQERHDAVKEIEKNLKELHQVFLDMAVLVQTQGEQLDDIESHVARAHSFVHTGTERLQTARKHQKNTRKWTCFCIILLLAIILVVLLVVLKPWQHNGSSGGGSQPAPAQTPPPPPPAGA, from the exons ATGAACGACCTATTTTCCGGTTCCTTCTCCCGCTTGCGCAACGAGCGTACTTCACCGGACCGCCACCACGTCATCGAGATGTCTGCCGTCACGCCGGACGCTGCAGGCTCGGGCGGCGTCCACCTCGACAAGTTCTTCGACGATGTGGAAGGCGTTAAAGAGGAGCTTCGCGAAGTCGAGCGTCTTCTCCAGAGTCTCCAGAGCAGCCACGAGCAGAGCAAGACGCTTCACAACGCCGCCGCCGTGCGTGACCTCCGGTCGAGAATGGACGCCGACGTATCGGCGGCGCTGAAGAAGGCGAAGGTGATCAAGCTCCGCCTCGAGGCGCTGGACCGGTCCAACGCTGCGAACCGGAACCTGCCGGGTTGCGGACCGGGTTCGTCATCGGACCGGACGAGAACTTCGGTGGTTAACGGTTTGAAGAAGAAGCTGAAGGATTCGATGGAGAGCTTCAATGAATTGCGGCAGCAGATCTCGGCGGAGTATAGGGAGACGGTGCAGCGGCGGTACTTCACCGTCACCGGCGAGAATCCCGATGAGAAGACGCTCGATCTCTTGATCTCTACTG GTGAGAGTGAGACATTCCTTCAGAAAGCCATTCAAGAACAAGGCAGGGGAAGAATTCTTGACACCATCAATGAAATTCAAGAAAGGCATGATGCTGTCAAAGAGATCGAGAAGAATCTCAAGGAGTTGCACCAGGTGTTCCTTGACATGGCAGTGCTGGTGCAAACACAGGGCGAGCAACTGGACGATATTGAGAGTCACGTGGCGCGAGCCCATTCGTTTGTGCACACCGGAACAGAGCGGTTGCAAACTGCAAGAAAGCACCAGAAGAACACCAGGAAATGGACCTGTTTTTGTATCATACTGCTTCTAGCGATTATCTTGGTAGTGTTGCTAGTGGTTCTGAAACCGTGGCAACATAATGGCAGCAGTGGTGGTGGTAGTCAGCCTGCTCCGGCTCAAAcacctccaccaccacctcctGCCGGTGCTTAA